In Trichomycterus rosablanca isolate fTriRos1 chromosome 20, fTriRos1.hap1, whole genome shotgun sequence, one DNA window encodes the following:
- the LOC134334290 gene encoding T-cell surface glycoprotein CD3 epsilon chain-like, whose translation YEDQRNGLYHCSYDGTKHYFYIKATVCENCYDLDKTLATGVMIGDVIFTLGVVLIVYLCAQNKAGKAAPQRAKQARSQGKGPAVPEPDYQPLNPGTRSNDVYASANHAV comes from the exons tatgagGATCAACGTAACGGCCTGTACCACTGCAGCTACGACGGCACTAAACATTACTTCTACATCAAAGCTACAG TGTGTGAGAACTGTTACGATCTGGATAAAACTCTGGCGACGGGGGTGATGATCGGAGACGTTATCTTCACGCTGGGCGTCGTCTTAATCGTTTACCTCTGCGCTCAGAATAAAGCTGGAAAAGCTGCTCCTCagagag cTAAACAAGCGCGTTCACAAGGGAAAGGTCCTGCAGTTCCCGAGCCGGATTATCAG cCTCTAAACCCGGGAACGCGCTCCAACGATGTGTACGCTTCAGCAAATCACGCCGTCTGA
- the LOC134334696 gene encoding T-cell surface glycoprotein CD3 delta chain-like, producing MKMKSLLLVFGFLLMVKFTVGKEEITVDDSSDKLKFTCDKGIWEINNEKTMELDSKDRSADIYTCVEGEKKQQLLVRIRTCENCIELDALTLSAIVIGNIVATVFIGVAIYSISSQPKAKIFPGNKASDRVNLISNGEGDTYQQLKGGDRDTYSRLGKARKQ from the exons ATGAAGATGAAAAGTTTGCTGCTGGTTTTCGGCTTCCTGCTGATGGTAAAATTTACTG ttGGGAAGGAGGAGATCACCGTGGATGATAGTTCAGATAAACTCAAGTTCACCTGCGATAAAGGAATATGGGAAATTAATAACGAGAAAACAATGGAATTAGATTCTAAGGACAGAAGCGCTGACATTTACACGTGTGTGGAAggtgaaaaaaaacaacaacttttaGTGAGAATCAGAA CCTGTGAGAACTGTATCGAGCTGGACGCTCTCACCCTCAGTGCCATCGTCATTGGAAATATTGTGGCCACCGTTTTCATCGGCGTAGCGATTTACAGCATCTCCTCCCAACCCAAAGCCAAAATCTTCCCGGGAAACAAAG CATCAGACCGAGTAAATCTGATCTCTAATGGAGAGGGAGACACTTACCAG cAACTGAAAGGAGGAGACAGGGACACGTACAGCAGGCTGGGAAAAGCCCGAAAgcaataa